The window CTCTGGATAATGTAAATGATTTTTAAGTTTTGTTATAGTGATTAAGTGTTGTCCTTAAATACAAAAGTGGGGATTTTCAGGTAAATGAATTAATGTTTGCCAGAGTAAAAAGGCTGTATACCTTTTTTCTCCTCGAACTGTGATAATTAGGCTTTTGTGTTGATCAGAACTTGAATATCTGAGGGTAGTGCCCTTTTTTTTCTCCCTATTTCTGTAGAATAGTCTGACTAGTAGGATAATACTTTAGTTTTTGTTTCTTTAATGTCACCAAGGAGGAAAAGTTATCTTCTTCTGTCTTTTTTCTTCTCAGCCAAAGATAGTAGCATTAAGATACCACGGGAGGCGATAGTGGTCTGTTATGTTGGAAGAGGAGGATGCCGTTATCTTCTTAACATTGACAACGCTAGATCAATCTAGTTCGAGCTGTTAGTTGCCACTATTGTACTCTGAACTTCGAAAATGGTTTGCAACTCTTTTTCTGTAGGAATGTAGCTGTATTACTGTTATAGCATTACATCATAGTTGTAGTTTTATCTATGATTGTTTGTTACGCTTTCGCTTTATATAAGAGAATGATAGAGTTATAGTGTTTCTTTATCAGCATCAATTCATCATGATAAAAGTGCATAGTTATAGATTTATTGTATATATGTTAAGTGCTGTCAATTCCTGTTTGCAGATATTCTCTGATGATCATCAGTTAAAATTAAATAGTCTCACCATGGACATAGACCTTCGGCTACCTTCTGGTGACCATGATAAGGAGGATGAAGAGCCAAATGCAATTGATAACATGCTGGAACATGAAGAAAAGATGCACAATGGAGATATTGAGAGTGCACATATTGTGGATGATAGGGATGAGGTACATGCTGAAGATGGGGGAGATTTGAATTCTCCCACAGCAGATATGGTAATCTTCAATGAGGACACAAACCTTGAGCCGCTTTTTGGGATGGAATTTGAATCACATGGTGAAGCATACTCTTTCTATCAGGAGTATGCTCGCTCTATGGGATTCAACACTGCCATCCAAAACAGCCGCCGCTCAAAGACATCAAGAGAATTCATTGATGCAAAGTTTGCTTGTTCCAGATATGGTACCAAGCGTGAGTATGACAAAACCTATAATAATAAGCCACGGGCCAGACAGAGCAAGCAAGACCCAGAAAATGCAACTGGTCGGAGATCATGTTCAAAGACAGACTGCAAAGCTAGCATGCATGTGAAGAGAAGATCAGATGGGAAATGGGTTATACATAATTTTGTGAAGGAGCATAATCATGGGCTTTTACCAGCTCAAGCAGTCAGTGAACAAACAAGAAAGATGTATGCTGCAATGGCTAGACAATTTGCTGAATACAAGAATGTTGTTGGTCTGAAAAATGATCCAAAAAATCCTTTTGATAAAGGTCGGAATTTGTCATTAGAGGCAGGAGATTTGAAGATGTTGCTTGAATTTTTTACTCACATGCAGAGTATGAATTCCAACTTCTTCTATGCCATAGATCTGGGAGAAGATCAATGTCTCAAAACTTTATTGTGGGTTGACGGCAAAAGTAGGCATGATTACATCAATTTCAATGATGTAGTGTCATTGGATACCACTTATATTAGAAGCAAATATAAGATGCCTCTTGTTTTATTTGTTGGTGTGAATCAACACTATCAGTTTGTGCTGCTGGGATGTGCCTTGGTCTCAGATGAATCTGCAACAACATTCTCTTGGCTAATGCAGACATGGCTGAAAGCTATGGGTGGACAAGCTCCAAAAGTCATTATCTCTGATCATGACCAATCAATAAAATCAGTTGTTTCAGAGGTCTTTCCAAATGCTCATCATTGTTTTTGTTTGTGGAATATTTTGGGGAAGGTTTCAGAAAATCTTGGTCATGTAATTAAACGTCACGAGAATTTTCTGGCGAACTTCGAAGAATGTATTCACAGGCCATCTACAACTGAAGAGTTTGAGAAAAGATGGTGCGACATTGTTGATGAATATGAACTTAAAGATAATGAGTGGACTCAGTCATTGTATGAAGATCGAAAGCATTGGGTACCAACATACATGACAAATGTTTGCTTGGCAGGGATGTCTACAGTTCAGCGATCTGACAGTGTGAACTCCTTTTTTGATAAGTATGTTCATAAGAAGACCACTGTGCAAGAGTTCTTGAAACAGTATGGAGCAATTCTACAAGATAGGTATGAAGAGGAAGCCAAAGCAGATTCTGATATGTGGAACAAACAGCCCACAACAAAATCTCCTTCCCCATTGGAGAAGAGTGTCTCCTTGATATATACACCCTCAGTACTGAAGAAATTTCAAGTGGAGGTTTTGGGTGCAATTGGCTGTAATCCTAAAAGGGATAGACAAGATGAGATGACCACTACCTACAGAGTACATGATTGTGAAAAGAATCAAGATTTCACTGTAGCATGGAATGAAATGAAGTTAGAAGTTTCGTGTTCATGCTGCTTATTTGAATACAGAGGTTATCTTTGTAGACATGCTTTAATTGTTCTCCAAATGTGTCAGATTGGTACAATCCCAGATCAGTATATATTAAAGCGTTGGACAAAAGATGCAAAGAGCAGGCATTTGGTGGTGCAGGAACCTGGCGATGTACCTTCCAGGGTGCAAAAATTCGATGATTTATCTCAGCGCGCTATGAAGTTAATTGGGGAAGGATCTCTGTCACAGGAGAGTTACACTATTGTATGTCATGCACTAGAAGAAGCTTTTGGAAATTGTTTGGCTGTGAATAATTCTAGTAAGAGTCTGGTAGAAGCTGGAACATCAGGCACTCAGGGCCTGCCTTGCATTGAAGATGATATTCAAAATAGGAGTATTGGCAAGGGTAGTAAGAAAAAGAATCCAACCAAGAAAAGAAAGGTCTGTTGTCTATATTCACTGAGATTATTATGTTTTTGTTGTAGTTGTAATCATTTAAGGTGACCTTTTTAAATATTTTGCAGGTGAACTCTGAGCCAGAGGTCATGACTGTTGGAGCACAAGAGAGCTTACAACAAATGGTTTGTTCTTGTCTATAATATTTTCCTTTTATTATCACTGACTTTTGGACTATCTACATGAACTATGATCTAAATCTGGATTCATATTGCGGTCAAACAATTTGTTTAATCTGCTAATGGAAATTCTGGCATTATAATGTGGGACATTGGTGGAATATATATGGAATTGAAATAATAATGTAACAAATGTATTTGACTGTCATAATATTTTTCCAATTAGGATAAATTGAACTCAAGAGCGATAACCATCGATGGTTATTATGGTGGACAACAGAATGTGCAAGGAATGGTATGACCATGTGTTCATCTACTAATGTAGTGAATACTTTATTTTTCCCTCTATTTTCAAATTGAGAGGAATTTCGTTTTTGGTCAGGTTCAATTGAACTTAATGGCACCTACACGGGACAATTACTACGGGAATCAAGTCAATCAACAGACTATTCAGGGGCTTGTAAGTCATAACAATGGAATTTAGTACTGTAGGATTAGCAATACTGCATCTGAAATGAGTATAATGTTGAGACCTGGTTTCATGCTTGTAGGGCCAGCTGAATTCTATAGCCCCAAGCCATCCAAGCCATGAAAGTTATTACAGTGCTCAGCAAAGCATGCATGGGCTGGTACAGTACCCTATGATCAGAGAGTATTTAGCTCA of the Fragaria vesca subsp. vesca linkage group LG6, FraVesHawaii_1.0, whole genome shotgun sequence genome contains:
- the LOC101307416 gene encoding protein FAR-RED ELONGATED HYPOCOTYL 3-like codes for the protein MDIDLRLPSGDHDKEDEEPNAIDNMLEHEEKMHNGDIESAHIVDDRDEVHAEDGGDLNSPTADMVIFNEDTNLEPLFGMEFESHGEAYSFYQEYARSMGFNTAIQNSRRSKTSREFIDAKFACSRYGTKREYDKTYNNKPRARQSKQDPENATGRRSCSKTDCKASMHVKRRSDGKWVIHNFVKEHNHGLLPAQAVSEQTRKMYAAMARQFAEYKNVVGLKNDPKNPFDKGRNLSLEAGDLKMLLEFFTHMQSMNSNFFYAIDLGEDQCLKTLLWVDGKSRHDYINFNDVVSLDTTYIRSKYKMPLVLFVGVNQHYQFVLLGCALVSDESATTFSWLMQTWLKAMGGQAPKVIISDHDQSIKSVVSEVFPNAHHCFCLWNILGKVSENLGHVIKRHENFLANFEECIHRPSTTEEFEKRWCDIVDEYELKDNEWTQSLYEDRKHWVPTYMTNVCLAGMSTVQRSDSVNSFFDKYVHKKTTVQEFLKQYGAILQDRYEEEAKADSDMWNKQPTTKSPSPLEKSVSLIYTPSVLKKFQVEVLGAIGCNPKRDRQDEMTTTYRVHDCEKNQDFTVAWNEMKLEVSCSCCLFEYRGYLCRHALIVLQMCQIGTIPDQYILKRWTKDAKSRHLVVQEPGDVPSRVQKFDDLSQRAMKLIGEGSLSQESYTIVCHALEEAFGNCLAVNNSSKSLVEAGTSGTQGLPCIEDDIQNRSIGKGSKKKNPTKKRKVNSEPEVMTVGAQESLQQMDKLNSRAITIDGYYGGQQNVQGMVQLNLMAPTRDNYYGNQVNQQTIQGLGQLNSIAPSHPSHESYYSAQQSMHGLGQMEFFRTGFTYIRDDPNVRTAPLHDDASRHA